In the genome of Oncorhynchus clarkii lewisi isolate Uvic-CL-2024 chromosome 4, UVic_Ocla_1.0, whole genome shotgun sequence, one region contains:
- the LOC139406471 gene encoding troponin I, fast skeletal muscle-like: MSDKKMTSSRRHHLKSLVLQIAFELIEVEKKEAVQEKANFMAELPALDLSGDQTALVEMLKKLAQSIDKVDEDRYDAESKVTKADKEIEDLRMKVVEIQGMKKPALKKVRMSADAMLQALLGTKHKASMDFRANLKEVKKEVKEEAADAVGDWRKNVDEQAGMDGRKKKFQG; this comes from the exons AGCTTAGTGCTCCAGATTGCGTTTGAGCTTATTGAAGTGGAGAAAAAGGAGGCTGTGCAGGAGAAAGCCAATTTCATGGCTGAGCTCCCCGCCCTGGATTTGTCTGGAGATCAAACGGCGCTGGTG GAAATGCTCAAAAAGTTAGCCCAATCCATCGACAAGGTTGATGAGGACAGATATGACGCAGAGTCCAAGGTGACGAAGGCAGACAAGGAG ATTGAGGACTTGAGAATGAAAGTGGTTGAGATCCAGGGCATGAAGAAGCCAGCTCTGAAGAAAGTGCGTATGTCTGCTGATGCTATGCTCCAGGCTCTGCTGGGCACCAAGCACAAGGCTTCCATGGATTTCAGAGCCAACTTGAAAGAAGTGAAGAAGGAGGTCAAAGAGGAG GCAGCGGATGCAGTTGGTGACTGGCGCAAGAACGTTGATGAACAGGCTGGCATGGACGGCAGGAAGAAGAAGTTTCAGGGTTAA